In Verrucomicrobiia bacterium, the following are encoded in one genomic region:
- a CDS encoding mechanosensitive ion channel family protein, giving the protein MKLKLERLFRLALVLAGIAWAWSLWAAAVTVTNKPPASTNELSALVRNVEQWQAHPLTFRLDEIALFREVTFLGEPLWKYIASVIYILLAFLISKLIHFITNFWLKRVATHSEVKGLLVKLLHGPIQLVVFVALLDIGLNLFDWSVLAKLYLSKAFIVVVAASLTYLAIKVLGLLLGIWRRRHGQEGDRKFNDELFSVIHISLNTFVIVVAILVTAQNMDVNITAAIASLSIGGLAVGLAAQDTLGNLFGAVAVFVDKPFRVGDQIKLDGAEGTVEAVGLRSTRVRSPDGHLVAVPNKTMGNSIITNLSRRPSIKTVTNLSLAHELPAEKIKRALALLETIYRGQPMTQDVWISFNQFSGAASNILITHWWKGTDYQKYLAGIQEINLAIKERFAAEGIAFA; this is encoded by the coding sequence ATGAAATTGAAGCTGGAACGGCTTTTTCGCCTGGCCTTGGTCCTGGCAGGGATTGCTTGGGCCTGGAGTCTATGGGCAGCGGCGGTAACCGTCACCAATAAACCACCTGCCTCCACCAACGAACTTTCGGCCCTGGTCCGCAACGTCGAGCAGTGGCAAGCGCACCCTCTGACCTTCAGACTCGATGAAATTGCGCTCTTTCGCGAGGTGACGTTTCTGGGCGAGCCCCTTTGGAAGTACATCGCCTCGGTGATCTACATCCTCCTGGCGTTCCTCATTTCGAAGCTCATTCATTTTATCACCAACTTCTGGTTAAAGCGGGTTGCCACACACAGCGAGGTGAAGGGGTTGTTGGTCAAGCTGCTGCACGGGCCAATCCAGCTTGTTGTGTTCGTGGCGCTGCTGGATATCGGGCTCAACCTGTTCGATTGGTCTGTGCTGGCGAAATTGTATCTCTCGAAGGCCTTTATCGTGGTGGTCGCGGCGTCCTTGACGTACCTGGCCATCAAGGTGCTCGGGCTGTTGCTGGGCATCTGGCGCCGACGCCACGGACAGGAGGGAGACCGCAAGTTCAATGACGAACTGTTTTCGGTCATCCATATCAGCCTGAACACCTTTGTGATCGTGGTGGCCATTCTGGTCACCGCGCAAAACATGGACGTTAATATCACGGCGGCAATTGCTTCTCTGTCGATTGGCGGGCTGGCCGTCGGTCTGGCGGCGCAGGACACCCTGGGCAACTTGTTTGGCGCTGTGGCGGTTTTCGTGGATAAGCCCTTTCGTGTGGGCGATCAGATCAAGCTCGATGGGGCCGAAGGAACCGTCGAGGCCGTGGGTCTGCGCAGCACCCGAGTGCGCAGCCCGGATGGCCATTTGGTGGCGGTGCCCAATAAGACAATGGGCAACAGCATTATCACCAACCTATCCCGCCGCCCCAGCATTAAAACGGTGACGAACCTATCGCTGGCGCACGAGTTGCCGGCCGAAAAGATTAAACGCGCGCTGGCGTTGCTGGAAACCATCTATCGGGGCCAGCCGATGACACAGGATGTGTGGATCAGCTTCAACCAGTTTAGCGGCGCGGCAAGTAATATCCTGATCACCCACTGGTGGAAAGGGACCGATTACCAGAAATACCTGGCCGGGATACAGGAGATTAACCTGGCTATTAAAGAACGGTTCGCCGCCGAGGGAATAGCGTTTGCGTAG
- the thiS gene encoding sulfur carrier protein ThiS — MNSAIITANGQPTEATLPCSLEEFLIARQLPPRSVVVEHNGQAVAPSEFARRQVRPGDRLEIVRIVAGG; from the coding sequence ATGAATTCTGCCATTATCACAGCTAACGGACAGCCCACAGAAGCGACATTGCCCTGCTCGCTCGAAGAGTTTTTAATCGCGCGCCAACTGCCGCCGCGCAGTGTGGTCGTTGAGCATAACGGACAGGCGGTTGCCCCTTCGGAATTCGCGCGGCGCCAAGTGCGCCCCGGGGATCGCCTGGAAATTGTGCGGATTGTGGCGGGGGGCTGA
- the thiH gene encoding 2-iminoacetate synthase ThiH has product MSFTGVFDSLCLPRLVQRSLGASPQAVRQSMGCAVLSLNDFAHLISPAAGEFLEPLGRAAQQLTRQRFGKVIRLFAPLYLSNECINNCRYCGFSRDNPILRVTLQVTEVQREARALAAQGFRNILLVSGEHPKFVSNTYLAECVRAVHELAPSVSLEIGPMETADYAPLVQAGADGLVVYQETYDRAIYEQMHTSGPKRNFTSRLQTPERAYAAGFRRLGVGALYGLADWRFEALSVAAHAQYLLRECWKASLTISLPRLRPCAGEFQPLTQMTDRDMVQLVCAFRLMFPDVGLVLSTRESPKLRDGLIPLGITLMSAGSHTEPGGYTGAGKETLHHTERGRIVELGASEWAPNGEMRATGQFQIADERPPHEVAERIRRLGYEPVWKDWDTALTA; this is encoded by the coding sequence ATGAGTTTTACCGGCGTATTCGATTCGCTTTGCCTTCCGAGGCTCGTGCAGCGGTCGCTGGGCGCCTCGCCCCAAGCTGTTCGGCAAAGCATGGGATGCGCCGTGTTGTCCCTGAACGATTTTGCCCACCTCATCTCACCCGCTGCGGGCGAGTTTCTCGAACCGCTTGGCAGGGCGGCACAGCAACTGACGCGGCAGCGCTTTGGGAAGGTCATCCGGCTTTTTGCGCCGCTCTATCTGTCGAATGAATGCATCAACAACTGCCGGTATTGCGGGTTCTCGCGCGACAACCCGATCCTGCGCGTCACGCTGCAGGTTACCGAGGTGCAGCGGGAGGCCAGGGCGCTGGCCGCGCAAGGCTTCCGCAATATCCTGCTGGTCTCAGGCGAGCATCCGAAATTCGTTTCGAACACTTACCTGGCGGAGTGCGTGCGGGCGGTGCATGAGCTGGCCCCCAGTGTCTCGCTCGAAATCGGGCCGATGGAAACAGCGGATTACGCGCCCCTGGTTCAGGCCGGCGCAGACGGCTTGGTCGTGTACCAGGAAACTTACGACCGCGCGATTTACGAACAAATGCACACCTCGGGGCCAAAACGGAACTTTACTTCCCGCCTTCAAACACCTGAACGCGCCTATGCCGCCGGGTTCCGGCGATTGGGAGTCGGCGCGTTATACGGGCTGGCCGATTGGCGTTTCGAGGCCCTGAGCGTGGCGGCGCATGCTCAGTATCTGCTCCGGGAATGTTGGAAGGCGTCGCTAACGATTTCACTGCCCCGGCTGCGGCCTTGTGCCGGCGAGTTCCAACCGCTTACCCAAATGACGGATCGCGACATGGTCCAATTGGTCTGCGCCTTTCGTCTGATGTTCCCCGATGTGGGGCTTGTCCTTTCGACGCGTGAATCGCCCAAGCTTCGGGACGGGCTCATTCCGTTGGGAATTACTTTGATGAGCGCCGGAAGCCATACCGAACCGGGCGGCTATACTGGGGCAGGCAAGGAAACGCTCCACCACACCGAACGCGGGCGGATTGTCGAGTTAGGCGCCAGCGAATGGGCCCCTAACGGAGAGATGCGGGCCACCGGGCAATTCCAGATTGCTGACGAGCGCCCGCCGCATGAGGTCGCTGAACGCATCCGGCGTTTGGGTTATGAGCCGGTCTGGAAGGATTGGGATACGGCCCTGACAGCCTGA
- a CDS encoding hexose kinase gives MTSTILCIGPTPAAQRVMLFPQFVTDAVNRAATTLDGAAGKSINVAKVLKALGQEPLAAGFLGGDRGAWVREALLKLGVEIDFVTVPERTRQCITIIDQSCGKVTELVEESRAVSSSYYEALYGRIAARSKDCAALVMSGTLTPGGPVDFYARCTRLAHQTGALSIVDAKGAPLLESLKAQPGLVKPNRAELVATFGQPLENEEALIAAMRRILQLGARRVVVTAGKEPALALDGHEVWRIHSPTVAAVNPIGSGDAFTAGLAWRLVQGQQLSQACSWAAALGAANALSAMPGDIEPAAVDRLAAEVKVERI, from the coding sequence ATGACCTCGACAATTCTGTGCATTGGACCTACACCCGCTGCCCAGCGGGTGATGCTCTTTCCTCAGTTTGTGACCGATGCAGTCAATCGCGCAGCAACCACTCTGGACGGAGCTGCAGGCAAATCGATTAACGTGGCCAAAGTGCTCAAAGCGCTCGGCCAAGAGCCTCTAGCGGCTGGGTTCTTGGGAGGCGACCGGGGCGCCTGGGTGCGCGAGGCACTTCTGAAGCTTGGAGTGGAAATTGATTTCGTGACGGTTCCCGAGCGCACCCGCCAGTGCATTACTATTATCGACCAGTCTTGCGGGAAGGTGACTGAGTTGGTCGAGGAAAGTCGCGCTGTTTCCAGCAGCTATTATGAGGCGCTCTATGGCCGCATCGCCGCGCGCAGTAAAGACTGCGCCGCTCTTGTGATGTCCGGGACCCTCACTCCTGGTGGGCCGGTTGATTTCTACGCGCGTTGCACTCGGCTGGCGCATCAAACAGGGGCGCTCTCGATAGTCGATGCCAAAGGGGCTCCTCTGCTGGAATCGTTGAAGGCGCAACCCGGGCTGGTGAAGCCCAATCGGGCGGAGTTGGTTGCCACCTTCGGGCAGCCGCTCGAGAATGAGGAGGCCCTCATCGCGGCCATGCGCCGAATCCTTCAGCTTGGCGCCCGGCGAGTAGTCGTCACCGCCGGCAAAGAACCTGCCCTGGCGTTGGATGGACATGAGGTGTGGCGAATCCATTCTCCCACTGTTGCCGCCGTGAACCCGATTGGTTCCGGCGACGCCTTCACGGCAGGATTGGCCTGGCGCCTGGTACAGGGCCAACAGCTTAGCCAGGCGTGCAGTTGGGCGGCCGCTCTCGGCGCAGCCAATGCCTTGTCGGCCATGCCGGGAGACATCGAGCCCGCTGCAGTGGATCGCCTGGCGGCCGAGGTCAAAGTGGAGCGCATTTGA
- a CDS encoding Ku protein has product MRPLWKGAISFGLVNIPVGLYSALSRQATVDLDLLRDSDHSRIRYKKVAEADGKEVPKEHIVKGFEYEKDQYVVLTNEDFQRVQLKSNQTVDIREFVKAEEIEPRFYEAPYFLAPEKSGVKAYVLLRTALEKSGLAGVAKVVIRPPREHLALLRPLEGVLLLETMHFAGELRDPAELRPAKTDIGEKELKMALSLVETMTGKWEAEKYHDEYRESLMKIIEQKVKAGGRKMPSAPPEQKHPPGKVIDLVALLQESLGKTQKQPRKKTAATVAHRKAA; this is encoded by the coding sequence ATGCGACCGCTGTGGAAAGGAGCGATCAGTTTCGGCCTCGTGAACATCCCGGTCGGCCTGTACTCCGCTCTGAGCCGCCAGGCCACAGTCGATCTCGACCTCCTCCGGGATTCGGACCACAGCCGCATTCGGTACAAAAAGGTAGCTGAGGCCGATGGCAAGGAAGTCCCCAAAGAACATATCGTGAAGGGATTCGAATATGAGAAGGACCAGTACGTGGTTTTGACCAACGAGGATTTCCAGCGCGTGCAGCTTAAATCCAACCAGACGGTGGATATCCGGGAGTTTGTCAAAGCGGAGGAGATTGAACCGCGCTTTTATGAAGCCCCTTATTTTTTGGCGCCAGAGAAGAGCGGGGTGAAGGCCTATGTGCTCCTGCGCACGGCGCTGGAGAAAAGCGGGCTGGCCGGCGTGGCCAAAGTGGTCATCCGCCCCCCGCGGGAGCACTTGGCCTTGTTAAGGCCGCTGGAGGGTGTCCTGCTGCTGGAAACGATGCACTTTGCCGGCGAGTTGCGCGACCCGGCCGAGTTGCGTCCGGCCAAAACGGACATCGGGGAAAAGGAGTTGAAAATGGCGCTCTCCCTGGTGGAGACCATGACCGGCAAGTGGGAAGCAGAAAAATATCACGATGAGTACCGCGAGTCGTTAATGAAGATCATCGAGCAGAAGGTCAAGGCAGGCGGGCGCAAGATGCCGTCGGCTCCGCCCGAGCAGAAGCATCCTCCGGGTAAGGTTATCGATCTGGTTGCACTGTTGCAGGAGAGTCTTGGCAAAACCCAGAAGCAACCCCGAAAGAAGACCGCTGCCACGGTCGCCCACCGCAAAGCGGCATAG